The Toxorhynchites rutilus septentrionalis strain SRP chromosome 3, ASM2978413v1, whole genome shotgun sequence genome includes a region encoding these proteins:
- the LOC129776636 gene encoding U6 snRNA-associated Sm-like protein LSm7, with product MSEKKVGAGGSGGPGGGDNKEKRRKESILDLSKYLEKTIRVKFAGGREAAGVLKGYDPLLNLVLDNTVEFLRDPDDYKLAEETRHLGLVVCRGTSVVLICPQEGMESIQNPFITQEG from the exons ATGTCAGAAAAAAAG GTCGGTGCCGGTGGTTCAGGGGGACCCGGAGGCGGCGATAACAAGGAGAAACGTCGGAAAGAGTCAATTCTGGACCTCAGCAAGTATCTGGAGAAAACTATCCGAGTCAAATTTGCCGGTGGCCGTGAGGCAGCCGGTGTACTCAAAGGGTACGATCCGTTACTCAATCTGGTGCTCGATAATACGGTAGAATTTTTGCGCGACCCCGATGACTACAAATTGGCGGAAGAAACGCGGCATCTTGGGCTGGTGGTATGTCGGGGGACATCCGTAGTGCTCATATGTCCTCAGGAAGGCATGGAGTCGATACAGAACCCGTTCATAACGCAAGAAGGCTAA
- the LOC129776625 gene encoding chitin deacetylase 1, with protein MIAGMNLLILFAAPALLTFTGSVHASNLVERSLKNTVPCFEDGRFYRNPERPVHKMWSNTECAKYYLCLDGEVFEFKCSTGLLFDVSRQICDYKQNVENCDVTAEARVPKPLLDDAQCEERSQLGCGDGTCLPNEYFCDGSVDCADGSDEGWCDVENDPNAADPCDLSVCMLPDCFCSKDGTAIPSRLERTQTPQMILLTFDDAINFENWELYTKKIFTPQRKNPNGCPIKATFFISHQYTNYQQVQKMWNQDHEIAIHSITHRGPEEWWSRNATIEDWFDEMVGQANIINRFSNVRMEELRGMRVPFLRVGWNRQFLMMKEFGFVYDSSMVAPFSNPPLWPYTLDYKMPHACSGSNQLCPSRSYPGVWEMVMNQLEAGEYTCGMVDTCPPNMSGEDVYKMFMHNFKRHYHSNRAPYGLYFHSTWFRKQEYLDAFLKFLDDMQKHPDVYFVTNHQAIEWIRSPTPLNQLGHFEPWHCEPKQLEPNEIACSLPHTCKLHSRVLQQDRYLFTCNECPVQYPWIRNEFGLD; from the exons TACACGCTAGCAACCTGGTTGAGCGCAGTCTGAAAAACACAGTTCCTTGCTTCGAGGATGGGCGATTTTACAG AAATCCCGAACGACCTGTTCACAAGATGTGGAGCAACACAGAATGCGCCAAGTATTATCTTTGCTTGGATGGGGAAGTGTTCGAATTTAAATGTTCCACGGGTTTGCTGTTCGATGTGAGTCGTCAAATTTGCGATTACAAGCAGAACGTGGAGAACTGTGATGTTACGGCAG AGGCTCGTGTCCCCAAGCCGCTGCTGGACGACGCACAGTGTGAAGAACGATCGCAACTAGGGTGCGGCGATGGAACCTGTCTTCCCAACGAATACTTTTGCGATGGTTCTGTCGACTGTGCGGATGGTTCGGACGAAGGCTGGTGCGACGTGGAGAATGACCCCAACGCAGCAGATCCTTGCGATCTCTCGGTATGCATGCTGCCGGATTGTTTCTGCTCCAAGGATGGAACAGCCATTCCATCCCGATTGGAACGAACCCAAACACCCCAGATGATCCTGCTGACGTTCGACGATGCAATAAATTTCGAGAACTGGGAACTCTACACGAAGAAAATTTTTACACCACAGCGAAAAAATCCCAACGGCTGTCCGATTAAGGCAACGTTTTTCATCTCCCATCAGTACACGAACTATCAGCAGGTGCAGAAGATGTGGAATCAAGATCACGAAATTGCAATCCACTCGATCACTCACCGAGGACCGGAGGAGTGGTGGTCCCGGAACGCAACCATCGAGGATTGGTTCGATGAAATGGTTGGTCAGGCGAACATTATAAACCGATTCTCGAATGTACGAATGGAAGAGCTTCGTGGTATGCGGGTACCATTTTTGCGGGTCGGTTGGAACCGACAATTTCTCATGATGAAGGAGTTTGGATTCGTGTACGATTCATCCATGGTTGCACCCTTCTCGAATCCCCCGCTCTGGCCGTATACTTTGGATTACAAAATGCCGCACGCTTGCAGTGGCAGTAATCAATTGTGTCCGTCCAGGAGCTACCCCGGAGTCTGGGAAATGGTCATGAACCAGTTGGAAGCCGGGGAGTATACTTGCGGAATGGTTGACACGTGTCCTCCCAATATGAGCGGCGAGGATGTGTACAAAATGTTTATGCACAATTTCAAGCGGCATTACCATTCGAACCGGGCGCCTTATGGTTTGTATTTCCACTCCACTTGGTTCCGAAAGCAAGAGTACCTGGATGCTTTCCTG AAATTCTTGGACGACATGCAAAAACATCCGGATGTTTACTTCGTGACCAACCACCAAGCAATCGAGTGGATCCGCAGCCCAACGCCACTGAATCAACTCGGTCACTTCGAACCGTGGCATTGTGAGCCAAAGCAGTTGGAACCGAATGAAATCGCATGCAGTCTACCCCACACCTGCAAGCTACACAGTCGAGTGCTTCAACAAGATCGTTACCTTTTCACGTGTAACGAGTGTCCCGTTCAGTACCCCTGGATACGGAACGAGTTTGGCTTGGATTAA